One genomic segment of Macaca fascicularis isolate 582-1 chromosome 19, T2T-MFA8v1.1 includes these proteins:
- the LOC102138104 gene encoding caspase recruitment domain-containing protein 8 isoform X9: MRIPTSSVSEDQESSEEQVSGAVYSEMHQMISSIYAELHFMFKQDYKYDQFLGPEGNVDVELINKSANKYSLRFPTAGWYLWSATGLGFVVRDAVTVTIAFGSWSQHLALDLQHHEQWLAAGPLFAVTAEPEEAVAEIHLPHFISLQGEVDVSWFLVAHFKDEGMVLQRPSRVEPFYAVLDNPSFSLMGILLRIARGTRLSIPITSNTLLYFHPHPEDIKFHLYLVPSDALLTKMIDDEEERFCGVRLQTSPSMQPLTFGAHYIVSNSAHLEIIPTELKLSYRSPGEIQPFSKFNAGQMKEPIQLEITDKRHGTLVWKTVVKPVDIQLGAASAPRTFSG; encoded by the exons ATGAGGATCCCAACCTCCAGCGTATCAGAAGACCAGGAATCTTCAGAAGAACAAGTTTCAG GAGCTGTTTACTCAGAAATGCATCAGATGATTTCCTCTATTTATGCTGAACTCCATTTTATGTTCAAACAAGATTATAAATACGATCAGTTTCTGGGGCCTGAAGGAAATGTGGATGTTGAGTTGATCAATAAGAGTGCAAACAAATACAG CCTTCGGTTCCCCACTGCTGGCTGGTATCTGTGGTCGGCCACCGGCCTCGGCTTCGTGGTAAGGGATGCGGTCACGGTGACGATTGCGTTTGGTTCCTGGAGTCAGCACCTGGCCCTGGACCTGCAGCACCATGAACAGTGGCTGGCGGCCGGCCCCTTGTTTGCCGTCACTGCAGAGCCAGAGGAGGCTGTGGCCGAAATCCACCTCCCCCACTTCATCTCCCTCCAAG GTGAGGTGGACGTCTCCTGGTTCCTCGTGGCCCATTTTAAGGATGAAGGGATGGTCCTGCAGCGTCCATCCCGGGTGGAGCCTTTCTATGCTGTCCTGGACAACCCCAGCTTCTCCCTGATGGGCATCCTGCTGCGGATCGCCAGGGGGACGCGCCTCTCCATCCCCATCACCTCCAACACGTTGCTCTATTTTCACCCCCATCCCGAAGACATTAAGTTCCACTTGTACCTTGTCCCCAGCGACGCCTTGCTGACGAAG ATGATAGATGATGAGGAAGAGCGCTTCTGTGGTGTGCGTCTACAGACTTCACCCTCAATGCAACCCCTGACCTTTGGTGCCCATTATATTGTGTCTAATTCTGCTCATCTGGAAATAATACCCACG GAGTTGAAATTGTCCTACAGGAGCCCTGGAGAAATCCAGCCCTTCTCGAAATTCAATGCTGGGCAGATGAAGGAACCCATTCAACTTGAAATTACTGACAAAAGACATGGGACTTTGGTCTGGAAGACTGTGGTGAAGCCAG TGGATATCCAGCTTGGAGCTGCATCAGCCCCTCGTACCTTCTCAGGTTAG
- the LOC102138104 gene encoding caspase recruitment domain-containing protein 8 isoform X11 gives MRIPTSSVSEDQESSEEQVSGAVYSEMHQMISSIYAELHFMFKQDYKYDQFLGPEGNVDVELINKSANKYSLRFPTAGWYLWSATGLGFVVRDAVTVTIAFGSWSQHLALDLQHHEQWLAAGPLFAVTAEPEEAVAEIHLPHFISLQGEVDVSWFLVAHFKDEGMVLQRPSRVEPFYAVLDNPSFSLMGILLRIARGTRLSIPITSNTLLYFHPHPEDIKFHLYLVPSDALLTKGGFLNRLSLACGHVRCDFAPPLPSTIIVRLPQPCGTVSQLNFFHL, from the exons ATGAGGATCCCAACCTCCAGCGTATCAGAAGACCAGGAATCTTCAGAAGAACAAGTTTCAG GAGCTGTTTACTCAGAAATGCATCAGATGATTTCCTCTATTTATGCTGAACTCCATTTTATGTTCAAACAAGATTATAAATACGATCAGTTTCTGGGGCCTGAAGGAAATGTGGATGTTGAGTTGATCAATAAGAGTGCAAACAAATACAG CCTTCGGTTCCCCACTGCTGGCTGGTATCTGTGGTCGGCCACCGGCCTCGGCTTCGTGGTAAGGGATGCGGTCACGGTGACGATTGCGTTTGGTTCCTGGAGTCAGCACCTGGCCCTGGACCTGCAGCACCATGAACAGTGGCTGGCGGCCGGCCCCTTGTTTGCCGTCACTGCAGAGCCAGAGGAGGCTGTGGCCGAAATCCACCTCCCCCACTTCATCTCCCTCCAAG GTGAGGTGGACGTCTCCTGGTTCCTCGTGGCCCATTTTAAGGATGAAGGGATGGTCCTGCAGCGTCCATCCCGGGTGGAGCCTTTCTATGCTGTCCTGGACAACCCCAGCTTCTCCCTGATGGGCATCCTGCTGCGGATCGCCAGGGGGACGCGCCTCTCCATCCCCATCACCTCCAACACGTTGCTCTATTTTCACCCCCATCCCGAAGACATTAAGTTCCACTTGTACCTTGTCCCCAGCGACGCCTTGCTGACGAAG ggaggTTTCCTGAACAGGCTCTCTCTTGCCTgcggccatgtaagatgtgactttgctcctcctttgccttccaccatcattgtgaggcttccccagccatgtggaactgtgagtcaactaaatttctttcatttatga
- the LOC102138104 gene encoding caspase recruitment domain-containing protein 8 isoform X10: protein MDKKECHEESSSSDEELWRRIPTSSVSEDQESSEEQVSGAVYSEMHQMISSIYAELHFMFKQDYKYDQFLGPEGNVDVELINKSANKYSLRFPTAGWYLWSATGLGFVVRDAVTVTIAFGSWSQHLALDLQHHEQWLAAGPLFAVTAEPEEAVAEIHLPHFISLQGEVDVSWFLVAHFKDEGMVLQRPSRVEPFYAVLDNPSFSLMGILLRIARGTRLSIPITSNTLLYFHPHPEDIKFHLYLVPSDALLTKGGFLNRLSLACGHVRCDFAPPLPSTIIVRLPQPCGTVSQLNFFHL, encoded by the exons ATGGACAAAAAGGAGTGTCATGAAGAGAGTAGCAGCAGTGATGAAGAGCTGTGGAGACG GATCCCAACCTCCAGCGTATCAGAAGACCAGGAATCTTCAGAAGAACAAGTTTCAG GAGCTGTTTACTCAGAAATGCATCAGATGATTTCCTCTATTTATGCTGAACTCCATTTTATGTTCAAACAAGATTATAAATACGATCAGTTTCTGGGGCCTGAAGGAAATGTGGATGTTGAGTTGATCAATAAGAGTGCAAACAAATACAG CCTTCGGTTCCCCACTGCTGGCTGGTATCTGTGGTCGGCCACCGGCCTCGGCTTCGTGGTAAGGGATGCGGTCACGGTGACGATTGCGTTTGGTTCCTGGAGTCAGCACCTGGCCCTGGACCTGCAGCACCATGAACAGTGGCTGGCGGCCGGCCCCTTGTTTGCCGTCACTGCAGAGCCAGAGGAGGCTGTGGCCGAAATCCACCTCCCCCACTTCATCTCCCTCCAAG GTGAGGTGGACGTCTCCTGGTTCCTCGTGGCCCATTTTAAGGATGAAGGGATGGTCCTGCAGCGTCCATCCCGGGTGGAGCCTTTCTATGCTGTCCTGGACAACCCCAGCTTCTCCCTGATGGGCATCCTGCTGCGGATCGCCAGGGGGACGCGCCTCTCCATCCCCATCACCTCCAACACGTTGCTCTATTTTCACCCCCATCCCGAAGACATTAAGTTCCACTTGTACCTTGTCCCCAGCGACGCCTTGCTGACGAAG ggaggTTTCCTGAACAGGCTCTCTCTTGCCTgcggccatgtaagatgtgactttgctcctcctttgccttccaccatcattgtgaggcttccccagccatgtggaactgtgagtcaactaaatttctttcatttatga